The Paenibacillus sp. G2S3 region TTCCATGTGCTGACGTTAACAAATGTCGATTCAGCTATCATTGGTTTATAGCAATCGACCTTATAGGAGTGGATACAGATGAAAGTCATGATCCTGACAGGCAGCAATCGAAAAGAAGCGACCAGCACGAAGTTGGCAGAGCATGCCGCACATTTTATTAATCAGCAAGGCGAACAAGTTTCCCTGTTTAATCTCCATAAACGCCCGCTGCCCTTTTATTCACCAGATGAGTCTTACGCGGAGCATGAGCATCTAAGTGCCCTCCATCAAGAGATGCTAACTGCGAACGCAATCATCCTGATTACCCCGGAATACCACGGTTCCATGAGCGGCGTGATGAAAAATGCTCTCGACCATCTAGGCCAGACGCATTTCAACGGCAAAGTGGTATTGTCCGCTAGCTCAGCAGGTGGGGCTGTAGGTGTAAGCTCATTGCTTCAATTGCAGGCGGTTGTACGCAATCTACATGGGATTAATACGCCAGACTGGATCTCTATCGGCGGGATGCAGCGCAAGCGGTTCGAGGTTGAATACGACGGGTACGAGGGCGGTCAAGAAATTGAAGATCGCGTTCGCCTAGTCTTAGAATCGTTCCTAAATTTAGCTCGCAAAATCAATAGCCCGGTAGGTGCCGCTCTATGATCAAAGGACTGTTTGAAACCCATCTGAACGTGACTAACCTTGAACAATCTGCTCATTTCTACGAACATGTTCTGGGACTACCCTTAGCCCATTCAGAGAATACTGAGGGCCGCAAGCGGCGCTTTTACTGGATTGGAGAAGATCGTAATCAGGCCATGCTGGGAATTTGGGAGAAAGCACCCTCAGAGGTCGTGCGTCAGCATTTCGCTTTTCAAGTAACGCTTGAGGATTTGAAGCAGTCAGTATCCTATCTGAAGGCCAAAGGGATTGAAACCTCCAACTTTCAAGATGATGATAAGGGGCAATTGTATGTATTTGGCGGGATGCCAGCCGTATCGGTGTATTTCAGTGATCCAGATGGTCATTCTTTAGAGTGTTTAGCCGTACTGCCTGACCCCCCAGACCTGAGCTAGGATTGGTACCCTGGAAATAATGGCAAATCATACACGGAAGAACCTGGTAGTTATAAATAAAATTCAAGCTAAACCTGCACGAGGAGACGAGAATATGATAAAAGGACTATACGAAGCACATTTACCAGTAAATAATCTTGAGGTATCTATCGAATTTTATGAGAAATTGGGGTTAAAAATGGCTTGGCGGGATGAGGATACTGCATTCTTCTGGATTGAGGAGGGTCGGAGCTGGATTGGAATTTGGGAAGGCGAGGAAGTAGAAACTCCATACCATCCATCCTTGCGTCATCTCGCATTCCGCGTAACCTATGAAGATTTGAAGCAGTCCTTACAATGGCTGCAATCTATTGGAGTAGAGGCTGTCCCGTTCCGCAAACGAACTTCTGTCGAGCCTTTTATCCGCGCCTATCAAGGGAATGCCTCTGTGTACTTCAACGACCCTGACGGCAATAGCTTAGAATTCATGTGCCATGTAGAAGTTCCTGAACATTTAAAGCATCTCTCAGAGAATATCACCTTAACCGAGTGGGAGAAATTGCTCGACCATAAATAAAAAATACTCAAACAAAAAAACAGCTGCCCACCATCAAGGGTCCAGCTGTTTGAGTATGTTAGCTGTTTCTATTTAACCATCTCTAGCATGGTTTTAGTAAAGGCTGTTACTTAATCGTGATGCCTTTCTTCATAGCCTTCATATCTGAATTCGTGTTCACAAGCATTGGCAGTATCTTCATACTTCTCGTCATGGGAGAGTTACATTGCCAGCAGGTAGGTACATACTGAAATGCAAAATTATCGCGCATCCAACCGGTGCAACCTTCCTTGGTACAAGACCAAATGGCTGTGTCTTCCTGTGGAAGATCCTCCAGTGCTTTTTTACGAAAATACATAAGTACCCCTCCTTGGATCGAATCGAGACGATTTCGCCACCCTATTAGGGGCAGATTCATAAGAAAATAAAAAAGCTGCCCTCAACTTGTGTTAAGGGCAGCCTAATTTTCGAATTACAGTTTTACAACGTTTTCGGCTTGTGGTCCACGAGCGCCTTGAGTTACATTGAACTCAACGCGTTGGCCTTCGTCCAAAGATTTAAATCCGTCGCCTGTGATTGCGGAGAAGTGTACGAATACGTCGCTTCCACCTTCAACCTCGATAAAACCAAATCCTTTGTCTGCATTAAACCATTTAACTGTACCTGTTTGCATGATATTACCTCCAATATTTTATTTAACACATGTCCTTTTATTCCTACGTAGTGTACGAACAAATAAAAATTCACACATTGGAAAAGGACTCATACGCACAAATGATAACCTTTTACAATATGTGAATTAAGGGTTAAATTTATGATTAACTTCATTGTAACACACTAAATCACTGAATGCAATGTAAATGCCTACTTTTTTCATTCCGGCTCTATATCTTCTTATATTAAAGGCTTTAGAGCCGGAAATGTGCAAGGTTTAATCGATGTATCCTGCCAGTCCTTTATCCATTAAGTAATCCATCTCCGCATCAAGAATCGTCTCCACTGTGATTTCATCCAGCTTCACATCACGCTGGGCAACAACATAATCAACCAGATCATCATTGTCGATGTCTACCTCACCTTTGGCATTGGCCTTGGCGTTATTGATAAAGGTCTGTTCATGCTTCAATACTAAACGAATTAATTTAGGATCTACTTTGGTTTTGGCGGATAATACGGTTACTAATTCCTGCTCGTTTAATTTGTCACTCATTTTTTAAATTTCATCTCCCTACAATTATTACACATCCATTGTAGCATATTTCGCGCTTTAACGCGTCATTACACGAAGTATACCGCGGTTTGTTCACACTTTTCTTGCTATCACAGGCTCTACAACATTCCACTTCAGGTAAGTTATTTAATAAAAACAGTT contains the following coding sequences:
- a CDS encoding VOC family protein; this translates as MIKGLFETHLNVTNLEQSAHFYEHVLGLPLAHSENTEGRKRRFYWIGEDRNQAMLGIWEKAPSEVVRQHFAFQVTLEDLKQSVSYLKAKGIETSNFQDDDKGQLYVFGGMPAVSVYFSDPDGHSLECLAVLPDPPDLS
- a CDS encoding NADPH-dependent FMN reductase is translated as MKVMILTGSNRKEATSTKLAEHAAHFINQQGEQVSLFNLHKRPLPFYSPDESYAEHEHLSALHQEMLTANAIILITPEYHGSMSGVMKNALDHLGQTHFNGKVVLSASSAGGAVGVSSLLQLQAVVRNLHGINTPDWISIGGMQRKRFEVEYDGYEGGQEIEDRVRLVLESFLNLARKINSPVGAAL
- a CDS encoding cold-shock protein, with the protein product MYFRKKALEDLPQEDTAIWSCTKEGCTGWMRDNFAFQYVPTCWQCNSPMTRSMKILPMLVNTNSDMKAMKKGITIK
- a CDS encoding VOC family protein, which translates into the protein MIKGLYEAHLPVNNLEVSIEFYEKLGLKMAWRDEDTAFFWIEEGRSWIGIWEGEEVETPYHPSLRHLAFRVTYEDLKQSLQWLQSIGVEAVPFRKRTSVEPFIRAYQGNASVYFNDPDGNSLEFMCHVEVPEHLKHLSENITLTEWEKLLDHK
- a CDS encoding cold-shock protein: MQTGTVKWFNADKGFGFIEVEGGSDVFVHFSAITGDGFKSLDEGQRVEFNVTQGARGPQAENVVKL